The Geomonas agri genome contains the following window.
CCGGACCCGGAATAGTCCAGGGTATCCATGGTGGTGGCGGTTTGGAAATGCAGGTCGCGGCGCAGGTCGATCCGCTCCAGGACGTGCGCCAGGAACGCGGGGATATCGTGGATGTCCAGCATCGGCGCATCCTCGTGCGCCGCGATCATAAGGTACTTGGCCAGGGAAAGCTGCCCCTGCCCGAGCACGGCGTTGGCGATGGTCAACAGCTCCTGCGGAGTACGGCGCTCCCCGTACGGCACGTAGCGCTCGCTCCCCATGGCGAACAAGAGCGGGTGCACCCCGGCCGCGTCCACGGCATGCACCGCCTTCACCCCCGGGATCACGGTCGGAATCAGCGGCCCGGTCAGCTCGTGAATGAAGGCGCCGAACGAGGTGTCCTCCTGGGGCGGGCGTCCTACCGTGGTGAAGGGCCAGATGGCACCGTCGCGGTGGAACACCTCCTCCACCTTGAGCACGGGGAAGTGATGGGCCAGGCTGTAGTAGCCGAAGTGGTCCCCGAAGGGACCTTCGGGAAGCGTCTTGGCAGGGTCGATGATGCCGGTGATGCAGAAGTCGGCCTCTGCGGGAATGGGGAGCCTCCCCTCGCGCCGCACCATCTCGATACGGTGCCCGGCCAACAGGCCGGCGAAGGAGAGTTCCGGCATCCCCTCGGGTAGCGGCATCACCGCGGCCACGGTCATTGACGGGGCGCCCCCGACGAAGATGTTGACCCGGAACGGCTCCCCCTTGGCGATCGCCTCCGCGTGGTGGAAGCCGATGCCGCGGTGGATCTGGTAGTGCAGGCCGATCTCTTCGTTAGTGCGGTACTCGCCGCCGGAGAGCTGGACCCGGTACATGCCTAGGTTGGAGTGGCGCAGACCAGGCTGCAGCGCACTTTCGGAGTAGACCTGGGGCAGGGTGATGAAGGCGCCGCCGTCGTCGGGCCATGACTTCAACTGGGGGAGTCGATCGATAGTGGTGCGGTTGGCC
Protein-coding sequences here:
- a CDS encoding UbiD family decarboxylase codes for the protein MGYKDLASCVVDLERTGALVRIDCEVSAELEIGSIQRRVYQTGGPALLFTRVKGCSFPMLGNLFGTLERTRYIFRDTLKAVERLVKLKVDPRCALREPATLVGAVPAAWHLLPKNVSDGPVMANRTTIDRLPQLKSWPDDGGAFITLPQVYSESALQPGLRHSNLGMYRVQLSGGEYRTNEEIGLHYQIHRGIGFHHAEAIAKGEPFRVNIFVGGAPSMTVAAVMPLPEGMPELSFAGLLAGHRIEMVRREGRLPIPAEADFCITGIIDPAKTLPEGPFGDHFGYYSLAHHFPVLKVEEVFHRDGAIWPFTTVGRPPQEDTSFGAFIHELTGPLIPTVIPGVKAVHAVDAAGVHPLLFAMGSERYVPYGERRTPQELLTIANAVLGQGQLSLAKYLMIAAHEDAPMLDIHDIPAFLAHVLERIDLRRDLHFQTATTMDTLDYSGSGLNSGSKVVMAAIGEKRRTLGTELPAALRLAPGFSAPALCLPGVIAVQGPACSTPKGEADAQMEALCQALEGVEGLDGFPLIVVCDDSRFTAAELNNFLWVTFTRSDPAADIYGVGASTVCKQWGCAGPLVIDARVKPHHAPPLIEDPAVERRVDELAAPGGPLHGLY